Proteins co-encoded in one Streptomyces sp. JH34 genomic window:
- a CDS encoding PfaD family polyunsaturated fatty acid/polyketide biosynthesis protein: protein MSVLARPDGTVTASAFAPERIAASVRQIRDHAHIVTGPTGRELGLVTGPRPPGDVVGTLPPLYPEWLGGRTFCEAHGVRFPYVAGEMANGIATTRMVVAMARAEMLGFFGAGGLGLTEVETAVRELAAELGGMPNWGVNLIHSPNEPGLEHRVARLLLRHSVPCVSASAYMDLTPAVVLCSAAGLRSDPDGRILRRTRIFAKVSRPEVAARFLSPAPPGLLRPLVESGELTAEEAALAVRVPVAEDLTVEADSGGHTDNRPLAALLPRILGLREETARHFGYTRAVRIGAAGGLGTPDGVAAAFALGAEYVVTGSVNQVAVEAGLSDDAKAMLAEADIADVIMAPSADMFEAGVRLQVLRRGTLFAQRAGHLYEAYRAHPSLEALPTQLRTKLERDVFRAPVDEVWALTRRFWQERDPSEADRAERDPRHRMALVFRWYLGNSSRWAITGDSARRGDYQIWCGPAMGAFNRWTADSFLADPAERTVVQIALNLLEGAAVATRAHQLRTYGVPVPPSASAFTPCRLA, encoded by the coding sequence TTGTCCGTACTGGCACGCCCCGACGGGACCGTCACCGCCTCAGCCTTCGCCCCGGAACGGATCGCGGCCAGCGTCCGGCAGATCCGGGACCACGCGCACATCGTCACCGGACCCACCGGCCGGGAACTGGGCCTGGTGACGGGGCCCAGGCCCCCGGGCGACGTCGTCGGCACGCTGCCCCCGCTGTATCCGGAGTGGCTGGGAGGACGGACCTTCTGCGAGGCCCACGGTGTCCGCTTCCCGTACGTCGCAGGGGAGATGGCGAACGGCATCGCCACGACCCGCATGGTCGTCGCGATGGCGCGGGCCGAGATGCTCGGGTTCTTCGGCGCCGGCGGACTCGGTCTCACCGAGGTCGAGACCGCGGTGCGTGAACTCGCCGCGGAGCTCGGCGGAATGCCGAACTGGGGTGTGAACCTGATCCATTCGCCGAACGAGCCCGGTCTGGAGCACCGCGTGGCCCGGCTGCTGCTGCGCCACTCCGTCCCCTGCGTCTCCGCGTCGGCCTACATGGACCTCACCCCGGCCGTGGTGCTGTGCTCGGCCGCGGGGCTACGCAGCGACCCCGACGGCCGGATCCTGCGGCGCACGAGGATCTTCGCCAAGGTGTCACGGCCCGAGGTCGCCGCACGCTTCCTCTCGCCGGCGCCGCCCGGCCTGCTCCGCCCCCTGGTCGAGAGCGGAGAACTCACCGCGGAGGAAGCCGCGCTGGCCGTCCGGGTACCCGTGGCCGAGGACCTCACGGTGGAGGCCGACAGCGGCGGCCACACCGACAACCGGCCCCTGGCCGCCCTGCTGCCGCGGATCCTCGGCCTGCGGGAGGAGACCGCCCGGCACTTCGGATACACCCGGGCGGTCAGGATCGGAGCCGCCGGCGGGCTGGGCACTCCGGACGGGGTGGCGGCCGCCTTCGCTCTCGGCGCGGAGTACGTCGTGACGGGGTCGGTGAACCAGGTCGCCGTGGAAGCCGGCCTCTCGGACGACGCGAAGGCGATGCTGGCCGAAGCCGACATCGCAGATGTGATCATGGCCCCCTCCGCCGACATGTTCGAGGCGGGCGTCAGGCTCCAGGTCCTGCGCCGGGGAACCCTGTTCGCCCAGCGGGCCGGTCACCTCTACGAGGCGTACCGGGCCCACCCCTCTCTGGAGGCGTTGCCGACGCAACTGCGCACCAAGCTCGAACGGGACGTGTTCCGGGCCCCGGTCGACGAGGTGTGGGCGCTGACACGGCGCTTCTGGCAGGAGCGCGACCCTTCGGAGGCGGACCGCGCGGAGCGGGACCCGCGGCACCGCATGGCCCTGGTCTTCCGCTGGTACCTGGGGAACTCCAGCCGTTGGGCGATCACCGGGGACTCCGCCCGGCGCGGTGACTACCAGATCTGGTGCGGTCCCGCCATGGGCGCCTTCAACCGGTGGACCGCGGACAGCTTTCTGGCGGACCCCGCCGAGCGCACCGTGGTGCAGATCGCGCTCAACCTGCTCGAAGGCGCCGCCGTGGCCACCCGCGCGCACCAGCTCCGCACCTACGGCGTGCCGGTGCCGCCCTCGGCGTCCGCCTTCACCCCGTGCCGCCTCGCCTGA
- a CDS encoding type I polyketide synthase: MSASRPRQVPIAVVGIGALMPGEHGADGFWRTVVNGRDLMTEVPATRWLVEDHYDPDPTAPDKTYARRGAFLSGVGFDPMAFGILPNSLASTDTVQLLALTVAEQVLTDIGGVGGTDRDRVSVILGAGATELLTHMTARIQRPVWLKALRENGIPEDEAQAVCDSITGHYAPWQESTFPGMLGNVIAGRIANRFDLHGTNHVTDAACASSFAALSTAVSELSLGRADLVIGGGVDASNDAGTFMCFSKTPALSPSGDCRPFSDAADGTMLGEGIAMYALKRLADAERAGDRVYAVIRGIGTSSDGRSGAIYAPVPEGQARALRRTYEDAGYGPETVGLVEAHGTGTRAGDAAEFAALRQVFEESGRQDVQWCALGSVKSQIGHTKGAAGAVGLLKSVLALHHKVLPPMIKVDRPDPAMGIDDSPFYLNTLPRPWVHPPDRPRRAAVSSFGFGGSNFHVTLEEYTPSAGAEARSAWRTRTAPTELVLLSAPSAATLVERRLDTDRPLSEIARRSQQDFRADDSVRLAVVAAHHDDLSDKLEQAFASIGRQPDTSFSTPTGVHYATGPATVGRIGFLFPGQGAQYVGMGADVAMLSPAAQAVWDRLGTTEFGRRELHRVVFPPPAFSDDERAGQQALLTRTEWAQPALAVHSLALVEVLRGLGLRPDCVAGHSFGELVALHAAGALEADALVGLARRRGELMREAAAAPGAMLAVAAGRTRTEEVIAGCDASDVWVANHNAPAQTVVSGVSEAVEAVERRLAAEGITTRRLEAATAFHSPVVAPASEPLLAHLRGITVAEPLIDVYGNADAAVYPTEPEEIRGRIAAHLASPVLFSDGIEAMYAAGVRTFVEVGPGDTLTGLVTQILGDREHLAVGLDRRGRNGITSLQDATGRLAVRGVPLDHDHMWAPYAPPAAAAEERKPRMTVQINGRNQGRVYPPAGGAAALPPPNPPRAPERPPPAAHIPAPAPAPAAVGPAPTTRTVPAPAPAAWAPVATGANADWLTVIDNAQRYTAQAHEACQRMLVDSHMAFLQMTGTTFGAMLGAQAGTPTGAPVAPPAPPLLPETTAPALPAAYAAPMPPAPPVAAVPAPTRVTYADPVVLPEATAPAPPAPAAPQDMSVEDFEELLLSVVAERTGYPVAMLNVDMELESDLGVDSIKRVEILSAMRERVGGHEEGQVGELLKLRTLRQIVDAFTATTAAPAAPADPATAPAATAGAGVSVADDAIPTPRQEPAPSAEPGRLAVRTVATPAPGLTLAGLGDEPIAVTDDGLGIAERVAARLTGRGFPATVVPRAPEDARAVVHLGGLGPAGSPETAMRVQRDVFVAMRSIAPHFTAGGGVFVTVQDTGGDFGLRGSRPERAWLGGIAALARTAAKEWTAATVKAIDCERGERDADAVAEAVVGELLDGGPAAEVGLRADGTRTTPVATLAPAVPGPATSICPDSVVVATGGARGVTAAALLDLARAHRPRIVLLGRTEPTEDPQGLAAAADEPALTRALAERSDGSTPAGIGAEARRILAAREVRSTVAALRDAGSEVRYIPVDVRDGAAVSAALDEVRRDWGPVTGIVHGAGVLADKLIADKTDEQFDQVLATKVGGLRALLTATEGDPLDTIVLFSSVAAVFGNIGQSDYAVANEVLNHVASAERARRPDCLVRSIAWGPWHGGMVTPALAAHFGRSGVPLIPVERGAAAFTAELNAENTENTDTRVVVAAGGDLGSMSARNDPAAAQLHVDAYTRPYLADHTVADVPVLPVAVALDRFAGAAAAWRPDSGHLVLTDLRVFSKVALPHLDGPGHRLTLSARRAATGSPADLEAELAGEDGTPHHRVRMEFRTSPPPAAAWDTPRGLTAPEHTVIYDGRVLFHGPRFHALRTVHGIGDEGAEASVTGLTELGWGGDHWQLDAAATDGALQLALLWADRALGDATLPMAVAECRVHRRGPVQGAVRCVVRAVKVHETGARCDAALIDPDGTPRIELLGVELVRRPS, translated from the coding sequence ATGTCCGCCTCCCGTCCCCGACAGGTCCCGATCGCCGTGGTCGGTATCGGCGCCCTCATGCCCGGCGAGCACGGTGCCGACGGCTTCTGGCGCACGGTCGTGAACGGCCGTGACCTGATGACCGAGGTACCCGCCACCCGCTGGCTGGTAGAGGACCACTACGACCCCGACCCGACGGCGCCCGACAAGACCTACGCCCGCAGAGGGGCCTTCCTGTCCGGCGTCGGGTTCGACCCGATGGCCTTCGGCATCCTCCCGAACTCCCTCGCCTCCACCGACACCGTGCAACTCCTCGCGCTCACCGTCGCCGAGCAGGTCCTCACCGACATCGGCGGAGTCGGTGGGACCGACCGCGACCGTGTCTCCGTGATCCTCGGGGCGGGTGCCACGGAACTGCTGACCCACATGACCGCGCGGATCCAGCGCCCGGTCTGGCTCAAGGCCCTCCGGGAGAACGGGATCCCCGAGGACGAGGCGCAGGCCGTCTGCGACAGCATCACCGGCCACTACGCCCCGTGGCAGGAGTCGACGTTCCCCGGGATGCTCGGCAACGTCATCGCCGGCCGGATCGCGAACCGCTTCGACCTGCACGGCACCAACCACGTCACGGACGCGGCATGCGCGAGTTCCTTCGCGGCCCTCTCGACGGCGGTGAGCGAACTCTCCCTCGGCCGGGCCGACCTGGTCATCGGCGGAGGGGTGGACGCCTCGAACGACGCCGGCACCTTCATGTGCTTCTCCAAGACGCCCGCCCTGTCACCCAGTGGCGACTGCCGTCCCTTCTCGGACGCGGCCGACGGCACCATGCTCGGCGAGGGCATCGCCATGTACGCGTTGAAGCGGCTCGCCGACGCCGAACGCGCCGGTGACCGGGTCTACGCCGTCATCCGCGGGATCGGCACCTCGTCGGACGGCAGGAGCGGTGCGATCTACGCGCCGGTGCCCGAAGGGCAGGCGCGCGCCCTGCGACGCACGTACGAGGACGCCGGCTACGGCCCCGAGACCGTCGGACTGGTCGAGGCGCACGGCACCGGAACCAGGGCGGGGGACGCCGCGGAGTTCGCGGCGCTGCGGCAGGTGTTCGAGGAGTCCGGCCGGCAGGACGTGCAGTGGTGCGCCCTCGGCTCGGTGAAGTCGCAGATCGGCCACACCAAGGGCGCCGCCGGAGCCGTCGGCCTCCTCAAGAGCGTCCTCGCCCTGCACCACAAGGTCCTCCCGCCGATGATCAAGGTGGACCGGCCCGACCCCGCGATGGGCATAGACGACAGCCCGTTCTACCTGAACACCCTGCCGCGTCCCTGGGTACACCCGCCGGACCGGCCGCGGCGGGCAGCCGTGTCCAGCTTCGGCTTCGGCGGCAGCAACTTCCACGTCACCCTGGAGGAGTACACGCCCTCCGCCGGGGCCGAGGCACGTTCGGCCTGGCGCACGCGGACCGCCCCCACCGAACTGGTGCTCCTCAGCGCTCCGTCGGCGGCCACCCTCGTGGAGCGACGCCTCGACACCGACCGCCCGCTGTCCGAGATCGCGCGGCGGAGCCAGCAGGACTTCCGCGCGGACGACTCCGTACGCCTCGCGGTCGTCGCGGCACACCACGACGACCTGTCGGACAAGCTGGAGCAGGCATTCGCGTCGATCGGCCGGCAGCCGGACACGAGCTTCTCCACGCCGACCGGCGTCCACTACGCCACCGGTCCCGCGACGGTCGGCCGGATCGGGTTCCTCTTCCCGGGCCAGGGCGCCCAGTACGTCGGCATGGGCGCGGACGTGGCGATGCTGTCGCCGGCGGCCCAGGCGGTGTGGGACCGGCTGGGAACCACGGAGTTCGGCCGTCGCGAGCTGCATCGCGTGGTGTTCCCACCTCCGGCCTTCAGCGACGACGAACGGGCCGGTCAGCAGGCCCTGCTGACCCGGACCGAGTGGGCGCAGCCCGCGCTGGCGGTCCACAGCCTCGCTCTCGTGGAGGTGCTGCGGGGTCTCGGTCTGCGGCCGGACTGCGTGGCCGGTCACAGCTTCGGCGAACTGGTGGCGCTGCACGCGGCGGGCGCCCTGGAGGCCGATGCGCTGGTGGGCCTCGCCCGTCGGCGCGGAGAGCTCATGCGCGAGGCGGCGGCGGCGCCCGGGGCCATGCTCGCCGTGGCGGCCGGACGGACCCGGACCGAGGAGGTGATCGCGGGCTGCGACGCCTCCGACGTCTGGGTGGCCAACCACAACGCTCCCGCCCAGACCGTGGTCTCAGGAGTCTCGGAGGCGGTCGAGGCCGTCGAGCGGAGACTCGCCGCCGAGGGGATCACCACCCGGCGTCTGGAGGCAGCGACCGCCTTCCACAGCCCGGTCGTCGCCCCCGCGAGCGAACCGCTGCTCGCCCACCTGCGCGGGATCACCGTCGCCGAGCCCCTCATCGACGTCTACGGGAACGCCGACGCCGCGGTGTACCCGACCGAACCCGAGGAGATCCGCGGCAGGATCGCCGCCCACCTCGCGTCTCCCGTGCTCTTCAGCGACGGGATCGAGGCGATGTACGCAGCGGGAGTACGGACGTTCGTCGAGGTCGGCCCCGGCGACACGCTCACCGGACTCGTCACGCAGATCCTCGGTGACCGGGAACACCTCGCCGTCGGCCTGGACCGCAGGGGCCGCAACGGAATCACCTCCCTGCAGGACGCGACCGGCCGGCTGGCCGTCCGGGGCGTCCCGCTCGACCACGACCACATGTGGGCGCCCTACGCGCCGCCCGCAGCAGCAGCCGAGGAGCGCAAGCCCAGGATGACCGTGCAGATCAACGGCAGGAACCAGGGCAGGGTCTACCCGCCCGCCGGAGGAGCCGCGGCACTGCCCCCGCCGAACCCGCCCCGCGCACCCGAAAGGCCCCCGCCCGCCGCACACATCCCGGCTCCGGCCCCCGCCCCGGCCGCCGTCGGACCCGCGCCCACCACCCGCACCGTTCCGGCCCCCGCTCCCGCGGCCTGGGCGCCCGTCGCGACGGGCGCGAACGCCGACTGGCTCACCGTGATCGACAACGCGCAGCGCTACACGGCACAGGCCCACGAGGCCTGCCAGCGCATGCTGGTCGACAGCCACATGGCGTTCCTGCAGATGACCGGGACGACCTTCGGCGCGATGCTGGGCGCGCAGGCCGGCACGCCCACGGGGGCCCCGGTCGCGCCGCCCGCCCCGCCCCTCCTTCCCGAGACCACCGCGCCGGCCTTGCCGGCCGCGTACGCCGCCCCTATGCCCCCGGCGCCTCCCGTGGCCGCCGTACCCGCCCCGACGCGGGTGACGTACGCCGACCCGGTCGTGCTTCCGGAGGCGACCGCACCGGCGCCGCCTGCGCCCGCCGCGCCTCAGGACATGTCCGTCGAGGACTTCGAGGAACTGCTGCTGTCCGTGGTGGCGGAGCGGACGGGATACCCGGTCGCGATGCTGAACGTGGACATGGAGCTGGAGTCCGATCTGGGGGTGGACTCCATCAAGCGGGTGGAGATCCTCTCCGCCATGCGGGAGCGGGTCGGCGGACACGAGGAGGGCCAGGTCGGAGAGCTCCTGAAACTCCGTACGCTGCGGCAGATCGTCGACGCGTTCACCGCCACGACCGCCGCTCCCGCAGCTCCGGCCGATCCCGCGACCGCTCCCGCCGCCACCGCCGGCGCGGGCGTGTCCGTCGCGGACGACGCGATCCCCACGCCCCGGCAGGAGCCCGCCCCGTCGGCGGAACCCGGTCGGCTCGCCGTGCGCACGGTCGCCACCCCGGCGCCGGGACTGACCCTGGCAGGCCTCGGCGACGAGCCGATCGCCGTGACCGACGACGGCCTCGGAATCGCGGAGAGGGTGGCGGCGCGACTGACCGGCCGCGGCTTCCCGGCGACCGTCGTCCCCCGCGCCCCCGAGGACGCGCGGGCCGTCGTGCACCTCGGCGGTCTCGGACCGGCCGGTTCGCCCGAGACCGCGATGCGGGTGCAGCGGGACGTCTTCGTCGCCATGAGGTCGATCGCGCCGCACTTCACCGCCGGGGGCGGGGTGTTCGTCACCGTGCAGGACACCGGCGGCGACTTCGGGCTCCGTGGCAGCAGGCCGGAACGGGCCTGGCTCGGCGGCATCGCCGCCCTGGCCAGGACCGCTGCCAAGGAGTGGACGGCGGCCACCGTCAAGGCGATCGACTGCGAGCGCGGGGAACGTGACGCGGACGCCGTCGCCGAGGCCGTCGTCGGGGAACTGCTCGACGGCGGTCCCGCGGCGGAGGTCGGCCTGCGCGCGGACGGCACCCGCACCACCCCGGTCGCGACCCTGGCCCCCGCGGTGCCCGGCCCGGCCACGAGCATCTGCCCGGACTCCGTCGTCGTGGCCACCGGCGGAGCCCGCGGGGTGACCGCTGCGGCGCTCCTCGACCTCGCCAGGGCCCACCGGCCCCGCATCGTGCTCCTGGGCCGCACCGAGCCCACCGAGGACCCCCAGGGCCTGGCGGCGGCGGCCGACGAGCCCGCGCTCACCCGAGCCCTCGCCGAACGCTCCGACGGGTCCACCCCGGCGGGGATCGGGGCCGAGGCCCGGAGGATCCTCGCGGCCCGCGAGGTCCGGTCCACGGTCGCCGCCCTCCGGGACGCCGGCTCAGAGGTCCGCTACATCCCGGTGGACGTCCGGGACGGAGCCGCGGTAAGCGCGGCGCTGGACGAGGTACGCCGCGACTGGGGCCCGGTCACCGGAATCGTGCACGGCGCCGGAGTGCTGGCGGACAAGCTGATCGCCGACAAGACCGACGAACAGTTCGACCAGGTACTGGCCACCAAGGTCGGAGGCCTGCGCGCACTGCTCACGGCGACCGAAGGCGACCCGCTCGACACGATCGTCCTGTTCTCCTCCGTGGCCGCGGTGTTCGGGAACATCGGGCAGAGCGACTACGCCGTCGCCAACGAGGTGCTCAACCACGTGGCCTCCGCCGAGCGAGCCCGGCGGCCGGACTGCCTGGTGCGGTCCATCGCCTGGGGTCCGTGGCACGGCGGAATGGTCACCCCCGCCCTTGCCGCGCACTTCGGCCGGTCCGGTGTGCCGCTCATCCCCGTCGAGCGGGGCGCCGCGGCCTTCACCGCCGAGCTGAACGCCGAGAACACCGAGAACACCGACACCAGGGTGGTCGTCGCGGCCGGGGGCGACCTCGGCTCCATGTCGGCCCGCAATGATCCGGCGGCGGCGCAGCTGCACGTCGACGCCTACACCCGCCCGTACCTCGCCGACCACACCGTCGCCGACGTCCCCGTCCTGCCCGTGGCCGTCGCCCTGGACCGGTTCGCAGGTGCGGCCGCGGCCTGGCGGCCCGACTCCGGCCACCTGGTGCTGACGGACCTGCGCGTCTTCAGCAAGGTCGCCCTGCCACACCTCGACGGTCCGGGCCATCGGCTCACCCTGAGCGCCCGCCGGGCGGCGACCGGCTCTCCCGCGGACCTGGAAGCCGAACTCGCAGGCGAGGACGGCACACCGCACCACCGCGTCCGGATGGAGTTCCGGACGAGCCCCCCGCCGGCGGCGGCCTGGGACACACCGCGGGGTCTCACCGCGCCGGAGCACACCGTGATCTACGACGGCCGGGTGCTGTTCCACGGCC
- a CDS encoding SDR family oxidoreductase produces the protein MRVALTGATGFLGLRLVRELLEQQPSLTVLGHAGSGGALGRITRFMELGGAPAGLIAELPTRLRVVEVDLCRPELGLPSAEYRRLADELDVIWHSAGNINLDDDLGSLRRTNVEGTRHVLELAAAGARRPLVVHIGTAFVGGARRDGVVYEDELDDAHGFENGYERSKYEAEVLVRDWSRRHRRPVVVMRPGVLVTDLPPSPELPAHPLQFLSRIVESSARGGGLGGKDVPEWRRPVVRLAGDPRGHLNLMPVEHAAAVMVRLASRPPSGLADTYHVVHDHDVATTVLTALVERIAPVKVRLVGKRPDDPARLEAAVDLYPGFTPYLSHRRRFDDTRVRTLLGPYSSGVRVDLDYLTSGITTSRTGSTTGAR, from the coding sequence GTGCGAGTCGCTCTTACCGGGGCCACCGGCTTCCTGGGGCTGCGCCTTGTTCGCGAACTGCTCGAACAGCAGCCCTCGTTGACAGTCCTCGGGCATGCCGGGTCCGGCGGTGCGCTGGGGCGGATCACGCGCTTCATGGAGCTGGGCGGAGCGCCCGCCGGGCTGATCGCCGAGCTTCCCACCCGGCTTCGCGTCGTGGAAGTCGACCTGTGCCGGCCTGAACTGGGACTGCCCTCCGCCGAGTACCGGCGTCTCGCGGACGAGCTGGACGTGATCTGGCACAGCGCGGGAAACATCAATCTGGACGACGATCTCGGCAGTCTTCGCCGGACCAATGTCGAAGGCACCCGGCACGTCCTGGAGTTGGCCGCCGCCGGGGCCCGTCGGCCGCTCGTCGTCCACATCGGCACCGCCTTCGTGGGCGGTGCGCGACGGGACGGCGTCGTCTACGAGGACGAGCTGGACGACGCCCACGGCTTCGAGAACGGTTACGAGCGGTCCAAGTACGAAGCAGAGGTCCTGGTGCGCGACTGGTCGAGGCGCCACAGGCGGCCGGTCGTCGTCATGCGGCCGGGCGTCCTGGTCACGGACCTGCCACCGAGTCCTGAACTCCCCGCGCACCCCCTGCAGTTCCTCTCCCGGATCGTGGAGTCCTCGGCACGTGGCGGCGGGCTCGGCGGCAAGGACGTGCCCGAGTGGCGACGTCCGGTCGTGCGGCTGGCGGGCGACCCCCGGGGCCACCTCAACCTGATGCCGGTGGAGCACGCCGCCGCCGTCATGGTCCGGCTGGCGAGCCGGCCACCCTCGGGGCTGGCCGACACCTACCACGTCGTCCACGACCACGACGTCGCGACCACGGTCCTCACCGCCCTGGTGGAGCGGATCGCGCCGGTCAAGGTGCGGCTCGTCGGGAAGCGGCCGGACGACCCGGCCCGGCTGGAGGCAGCCGTGGACCTCTACCCGGGGTTCACGCCCTATCTGAGCCACCGGCGTCGTTTCGACGACACCCGCGTGCGCACCCTGCTCGGCCCGTACTCGTCGGGCGTCCGCGTCGACCTCGACTACCTGACGTCCGGGATCACCACGAGCCGGACCGGCTCCACCACCGGAGCACGCTGA